A genomic segment from Paenibacillus sp. FSL K6-1096 encodes:
- the modA gene encoding molybdate ABC transporter substrate-binding protein, whose amino-acid sequence MLKKWLMGLLVLLTVTGVSAGSVGDVEAAVKKTEIMVSAAASLQDSLDQIAVQYEKQHPDIKLVFNYGASGTLQKQIEQGAPADLFFSAGDKQMNALVDKDLIADHIALLKNQLVVVVPSSSNTKFTSITELTGPAFKKVAVGQPESVPAGQYAQQSLTAKKVWDTLQGKLVFAKDVRQVLSYVETGNADAGFVYKTDALTSKKVKIALTVGGHVHKAINYPVGIVKDSKHQAEAKAFYSYVQTAGASSVFTGYGFQLAK is encoded by the coding sequence ATGCTGAAGAAGTGGTTAATGGGATTGCTGGTGCTTCTTACGGTGACGGGCGTGTCGGCGGGTTCAGTGGGAGATGTTGAAGCGGCAGTCAAGAAGACGGAGATTATGGTCTCCGCAGCAGCAAGTCTCCAGGACAGTCTGGACCAGATTGCAGTGCAGTACGAGAAGCAGCATCCTGATATTAAGCTGGTATTCAATTATGGCGCGTCCGGCACGCTGCAGAAGCAGATTGAGCAGGGAGCACCGGCGGACTTGTTCTTCTCGGCAGGCGATAAGCAGATGAATGCGCTGGTGGATAAGGATCTGATTGCTGACCACATAGCGCTGCTGAAGAATCAGTTGGTCGTCGTTGTTCCTTCCAGTTCGAACACGAAGTTTACGTCCATTACCGAGCTTACCGGGCCCGCCTTCAAAAAGGTAGCGGTAGGCCAGCCCGAATCGGTCCCGGCCGGACAATACGCCCAGCAGTCGCTGACAGCGAAGAAGGTATGGGATACGCTGCAAGGCAAGCTGGTCTTCGCCAAGGATGTCCGCCAGGTGTTATCCTATGTAGAGACAGGCAATGCGGATGCAGGCTTCGTCTACAAGACGGATGCCCTCACCTCGAAGAAGGTGAAGATTGCCCTGACCGTTGGCGGTCATGTACACAAGGCAATTAACTATCCGGTGGGGATTGTTAAGGATTCGAAGCATCAGGCGGAGGCCAAAGCGTTCTACAGCTATGTGCAAACCGCAGGAGCAAGCTCGGTCTTCACCGGCTACGGCTTTCAATTGGCGAAATAA
- a CDS encoding PLD nuclease N-terminal domain-containing protein, with protein MEFGTFTIGENVDSKFWLMLSPLIVLQLVLWIIAFVDIARRTRFRFGNKWIWSLIVIFGNILGPVAYFLLRGEEE; from the coding sequence ATGGAATTCGGTACATTTACAATTGGGGAGAATGTGGATTCGAAATTCTGGCTGATGTTATCACCGCTCATCGTGCTTCAGCTTGTATTATGGATTATTGCGTTTGTGGATATCGCCAGACGAACCCGCTTTCGCTTCGGCAATAAGTGGATCTGGTCGCTGATTGTTATCTTTGGCAATATCCTTGGACCTGTGGCCTACTTCCTGCTCCGGGGAGAGGAAGAGTGA
- a CDS encoding ABC transporter permease subunit produces MQRALRPKRFHQLWPFYLLAAPGIIYFLVFHYIPMSGLILAFKEYSPFKGMMNSPWVGLDNFRQFFGTSDFYMLLKNTLLISLLNLVIYFPFTIILSLLLNEVRLKVFKRVSQTIVYLPHFLSWVVIYGITISFFGPSGVINHYLGQWFDGSAGFLVSNEWFRPLIIFQAIWKDAGWGTIIFLAALAGINPEQYEAAKVDGASRLQSIWHITLPGIKSTIVILLLLRLGSSLDSNFMQIFLMTNSLNLDVSNVFDLFVYHVGLEQFNYSFAITVGMFKSVASLILVVGANYAAKLMGEEGIF; encoded by the coding sequence GTGCAGAGAGCGTTACGCCCCAAGCGGTTTCATCAGCTATGGCCCTTTTATTTACTGGCAGCACCGGGCATTATCTATTTTCTTGTTTTTCATTACATCCCGATGTCGGGGCTCATTCTGGCCTTCAAGGAATACAGCCCGTTCAAGGGCATGATGAACAGCCCCTGGGTGGGGCTGGATAATTTCCGACAGTTCTTCGGAACCTCCGATTTCTATATGCTGCTGAAAAATACACTGCTGATCAGCCTGCTGAATCTGGTCATTTATTTTCCGTTCACGATCATCCTGTCTCTACTATTAAATGAAGTGCGGCTGAAGGTGTTCAAGCGTGTGTCGCAGACCATCGTGTACCTGCCCCATTTCCTCTCATGGGTCGTCATCTACGGGATTACGATTTCCTTCTTCGGCCCGTCGGGCGTCATTAACCATTACCTCGGCCAGTGGTTCGACGGCAGCGCAGGCTTCCTGGTCAGTAATGAATGGTTCCGGCCGCTGATCATCTTCCAGGCGATCTGGAAGGATGCGGGCTGGGGGACGATTATTTTCCTGGCAGCGCTGGCGGGGATTAACCCGGAGCAATATGAAGCGGCCAAGGTGGACGGGGCCAGCCGGCTGCAGAGCATCTGGCATATCACCCTTCCCGGGATCAAAAGCACCATTGTCATTCTGCTGCTGCTCCGTCTGGGGTCGTCGCTTGATTCCAACTTCATGCAAATCTTCCTGATGACCAACAGCCTTAACCTGGATGTCTCCAATGTGTTCGATCTGTTCGTCTACCATGTCGGTCTGGAGCAGTTCAATTACAGCTTCGCGATTACGGTAGGCATGTTCAAATCCGTGGCCAGTCTGATCCTTGTCGTCGGTGCCAACTATGCGGCGAAGCTGATGGGCGAAGAAGGCATATTCTAG
- a CDS encoding extracellular solute-binding protein → MSFKRKLVPVVATAAFMVTTLAGCAGDNNSAGGSTAAPEGGAQTDAAGKPASIKAMTILFGNPPEMTNNKALEDLEKRGNVDLNVTFVPSEAYTDKLSVAVSAGDSYDLLLMDGGKDDKFNNLVKMGAFHDLTPYIEKTKNISQIDDVVWNGAKIDGKIYGIPRPRGLYGGGEANILIRKDWLDKYSLPVPKTIDELTNALKVFKEKDPAGGGKTIPFTIYGSDGVNSPGPFSGVLPIQYAFGIPNVWKLEGDNVVRDFQTPEYKAFLEWLRESWSQGLIDKDAPVLKNQGQARSKFLAGTAGAFVGNVSDIVETNVEKLKQTDPNAEIAIIDVLEGTQGQKGVSILSGYYGLWAVPSSVKEEKVQQIVDFLDFTASEENIAFSKAGVTGIHSSEFKDGMAVQTEEQKKQYELDKPNNFILENRADPYVYANSKEQDILKLQKEILDTISTIGVENPFLSYNSQYASKNPDSYKKMSAVMTKYVLGEGVWEDVQKEIDAWTSGPGAEITKELLDQYKAEHQAK, encoded by the coding sequence ATGAGTTTTAAAAGAAAGCTTGTACCGGTTGTAGCCACAGCAGCATTCATGGTAACTACCCTGGCGGGCTGTGCCGGAGATAATAATTCAGCCGGAGGCAGCACAGCAGCGCCCGAAGGCGGAGCGCAGACGGACGCGGCGGGCAAGCCGGCCAGCATCAAGGCGATGACGATTCTCTTCGGCAACCCGCCGGAGATGACGAACAACAAAGCGCTGGAGGATCTGGAGAAGCGCGGCAATGTAGATCTGAACGTCACCTTTGTTCCATCTGAGGCTTATACAGATAAACTCTCTGTCGCGGTATCCGCCGGAGATTCCTACGACCTGCTGCTGATGGACGGCGGAAAGGATGACAAGTTCAACAACCTGGTCAAGATGGGCGCCTTCCATGATCTGACCCCTTATATTGAGAAGACCAAGAATATCAGCCAGATCGATGACGTGGTCTGGAACGGGGCCAAGATTGACGGCAAAATCTACGGGATTCCCCGGCCGCGCGGCCTGTATGGGGGCGGTGAAGCCAACATTCTGATCCGTAAGGACTGGCTGGATAAATATAGTCTGCCCGTTCCGAAGACGATCGATGAGCTGACGAATGCGCTGAAGGTCTTCAAGGAGAAGGACCCGGCGGGCGGCGGCAAAACCATCCCGTTCACGATCTACGGCTCAGACGGTGTGAACAGCCCCGGGCCATTCTCCGGTGTTCTCCCGATTCAGTATGCCTTCGGCATCCCGAATGTGTGGAAGCTGGAGGGCGATAATGTGGTCCGCGATTTCCAGACGCCTGAATACAAGGCCTTCCTGGAATGGCTGAGAGAGTCCTGGAGCCAAGGCCTGATTGACAAGGATGCGCCAGTGCTCAAGAACCAGGGGCAGGCCCGGAGCAAGTTCCTGGCAGGGACGGCGGGTGCTTTTGTCGGGAATGTCAGTGACATCGTGGAGACCAACGTGGAGAAGCTGAAGCAGACCGACCCGAACGCCGAAATCGCGATTATCGATGTGCTGGAAGGAACGCAGGGGCAGAAGGGTGTCTCGATCCTTTCCGGGTACTACGGGCTGTGGGCGGTTCCGAGCTCTGTGAAGGAGGAGAAGGTTCAACAGATTGTGGACTTCCTGGATTTCACCGCCTCCGAAGAGAATATCGCCTTCTCCAAGGCGGGAGTTACCGGCATTCATTCCAGTGAATTCAAGGATGGGATGGCTGTGCAGACCGAGGAGCAGAAGAAGCAGTATGAGCTGGATAAGCCGAACAACTTCATCCTGGAGAACCGGGCAGATCCTTATGTATACGCCAACTCTAAGGAGCAGGACATCCTGAAGCTGCAAAAAGAAATCCTCGATACCATCAGCACCATCGGTGTGGAGAATCCGTTCCTCAGCTACAACTCGCAGTATGCCAGCAAGAACCCGGACAGCTACAAGAAGATGAGCGCTGTAATGACCAAGTATGTGCTGGGTGAAGGCGTCTGGGAGGATGTGCAGAAGGAGATTGATGCCTGGACCAGCGGGCCGGGTGCGGAGATTACCAAGGAGCTGCTGGATCAATACAAGGCAGAGCATCAAGCGAAGTAA
- a CDS encoding ABC transporter ATP-binding protein, with product MSYILETEKLTKTFGSFTAVQEMTVRIPDSSVCGILGANGAGKTTTLKMLCGLSRPTSGIIRIDGEMLEFGKPHDSRLGFVPDVPQYYKWMKPKELMRFVGELYNMSGPALSSRIEGLLHKVGLEGCNKRIGSFSRGMKQRLGIAQALLPEPKLLILDEPTSALDPVGRSEVLELIRSLGGELTILLSSHNLYEVEQVCDRILMMDQGKVIADDLLVNIKSRSALNTLELQTESLELLQAAASLLSGHPQVLEAEVLEERKMLSLNVADIRQAQLYIPHLLSDAGIPLTLFRMTEPTLEQFFLKMVNVR from the coding sequence GTGAGCTATATTCTGGAAACCGAGAAGCTGACCAAAACCTTCGGCTCGTTCACCGCTGTTCAGGAGATGACGGTCCGTATCCCTGATTCATCGGTATGCGGTATTCTGGGAGCGAACGGGGCAGGGAAGACCACCACCTTAAAAATGCTCTGCGGGCTGTCTCGTCCCACTTCGGGCATCATCAGAATTGATGGAGAGATGCTGGAATTTGGCAAGCCGCATGACTCCCGGCTGGGCTTTGTCCCGGATGTGCCGCAATATTACAAATGGATGAAGCCCAAAGAGCTGATGCGGTTTGTGGGAGAACTGTACAATATGAGTGGCCCTGCGTTAAGCAGCCGGATTGAGGGGCTGCTTCACAAGGTTGGCCTGGAGGGCTGTAACAAACGCATCGGAAGCTTCTCCCGTGGTATGAAGCAGCGGCTAGGCATTGCCCAGGCGCTACTGCCGGAGCCGAAGCTTCTGATACTGGACGAACCGACCTCGGCGCTAGATCCGGTAGGCAGAAGTGAGGTGCTTGAACTGATCCGGTCGCTTGGCGGAGAACTGACAATTCTATTGTCCTCACATAATCTGTATGAGGTTGAACAGGTCTGCGACCGAATTCTAATGATGGATCAGGGCAAGGTGATTGCCGATGATTTGCTGGTCAATATCAAGAGCAGGTCCGCTCTGAATACCCTTGAGCTTCAGACAGAGAGCTTGGAGCTTCTGCAAGCCGCAGCTTCATTATTAAGCGGACACCCGCAAGTTCTGGAAGCTGAGGTTCTGGAAGAGCGGAAGATGTTAAGCCTGAATGTGGCTGATATTAGGCAGGCGCAGCTCTATATCCCGCATCTGCTGTCGGATGCAGGTATTCCCCTTACACTGTTTCGGATGACGGAGCCCACATTGGAACAATTTTTTCTGAAGATGGTGAATGTCCGGTGA
- a CDS encoding ABC transporter permease subunit yields MNVKVLFRKDLRELMVSRKVLILLGVFIFFALSGPLSAKFEPELMKAYSNKLGPGSVIHVPAPEYTDAYKDTFNNLQQAGIIVVILLVCGTIVDEKKNGTAAFLLTKGLSRTSFLLSKVASRVLLFTTACAAAGIVCVLYTYLIFGEFSLPNLYLAFLLYWVYGIFVICVSMLASVLARTFTQAFFAGFAAYFVISLLNLVPYLDRYVPGRLNTINGDILSGANLPEHWMIPAAITLLLSAVLVFLCQRIFQKQEL; encoded by the coding sequence GTGAATGTTAAAGTGCTGTTCAGGAAAGATCTGAGAGAGTTGATGGTCAGCAGGAAGGTGCTGATTCTGTTAGGGGTATTTATTTTTTTTGCCTTGTCAGGCCCGCTGTCTGCTAAGTTTGAACCCGAATTAATGAAGGCTTATTCGAATAAGTTAGGTCCGGGAAGTGTTATTCATGTCCCCGCTCCGGAGTACACTGATGCCTATAAGGATACCTTTAACAATCTCCAGCAGGCGGGAATCATCGTAGTAATTCTGCTGGTATGCGGAACAATTGTCGATGAGAAAAAAAACGGAACTGCTGCGTTTCTGCTGACAAAGGGGCTGTCACGGACCTCCTTTCTATTGAGCAAGGTTGCCTCCAGGGTGCTGCTGTTTACCACTGCCTGCGCTGCGGCTGGTATCGTATGTGTTCTGTACACTTATCTGATATTTGGTGAATTTTCTCTTCCGAATTTGTATCTGGCTTTTCTCTTGTATTGGGTGTATGGGATTTTTGTAATCTGTGTTTCCATGCTGGCCAGCGTACTGGCCCGGACGTTTACCCAGGCTTTTTTTGCCGGGTTTGCCGCCTATTTTGTCATCAGCCTGTTGAATCTGGTGCCTTATCTGGACCGCTACGTACCCGGAAGGCTGAACACTATTAACGGGGATATCCTTTCCGGAGCTAATCTGCCGGAGCATTGGATGATCCCTGCGGCCATAACCTTGCTTCTGTCGGCAGTACTGGTCTTCCTGTGCCAGCGTATTTTTCAGAAGCAAGAACTATAG
- a CDS encoding histidine kinase, protein MNSPFISFLRRSFYIKMIVVMFAISVIPLVVLSFISVSVSSTTVEQQVNRLNAQLVNQVIDRIELTMTRLRELSEQYSRISSIQSALVSPSAQYFEEVIRKKDLISVLSGASAIIGNVEGLQVYSAVTGEVLSSTEAPAMLEESPYRPLVEAYLASGRPNLFLDKHSLPELGILQSSTYYISRVPFDLYKDLKGVLLISMSNSQYQQQIENIQLGSKGSISLLTEDGLTIATTSKLDKQEDARRVQEILRRWKELNRPNQFAAGSSIVSVKQTSTYDKWIVLSEIPSKELTASAEIIRRTVTYFLLILACLGALCVVGFGYQLYRPLQAVKRQVDALKKGHFDARVTHFANNEIGDLGRMLNTMAVRIQDLVADLHDSEDLKRKLEIRALQSQINPHFMYNTLNTIRMFAMLKDYDKINSLMGRLVALLRYSMENFEQTVQLQQELDYLADYVGLLNMRYKCQIHLETEIEEPLQGMQIPKLSLQPLIENSVFHGILPLKAEEGHIRVRVFRSPSGSHIVLDIKDDGIGLGEAELKKLRLHLQQEESGENIGLQNVWMRMKLLFGADTQILLSSAPGEGLTIRMLLPAENVLIKEDPHEPI, encoded by the coding sequence GTGAATTCACCGTTTATCAGCTTTTTGCGGCGGAGCTTCTATATTAAGATGATTGTGGTCATGTTCGCCATCTCTGTCATTCCCCTGGTCGTCCTGTCCTTCATTTCTGTAAGCGTCTCCAGCACGACCGTGGAGCAGCAGGTCAACCGCCTGAACGCCCAACTGGTGAATCAGGTGATCGACCGGATTGAACTCACCATGACCCGGCTGCGGGAATTAAGCGAGCAGTACTCACGGATTTCGTCCATTCAGAGCGCCTTGGTGTCGCCTTCGGCGCAATATTTTGAAGAGGTGATCCGCAAAAAGGATCTGATCTCCGTGCTCAGCGGTGCTTCCGCCATCATCGGAAATGTCGAGGGTCTGCAGGTCTATTCCGCCGTAACCGGAGAAGTGCTCTCCTCCACGGAAGCCCCGGCGATGCTTGAGGAATCCCCGTACCGTCCGCTGGTTGAAGCGTATCTGGCCTCGGGACGGCCGAATCTGTTCCTGGACAAGCACTCGCTGCCGGAGCTGGGCATTCTCCAGTCTTCCACCTATTATATCTCACGGGTTCCCTTCGATTTATATAAGGACCTTAAGGGCGTGCTGCTGATCTCGATGAGCAACAGCCAATATCAGCAGCAGATCGAGAATATCCAGCTCGGCAGCAAGGGCTCGATCTCTCTGCTGACCGAGGACGGCCTGACCATTGCCACGACCAGCAAGCTGGACAAGCAGGAGGATGCCCGGCGGGTGCAGGAGATTCTGAGGCGCTGGAAGGAGCTGAACCGCCCCAACCAGTTCGCCGCCGGCTCGTCCATCGTCTCTGTCAAGCAGACCTCCACCTATGACAAATGGATTGTGCTCTCGGAGATTCCGTCGAAGGAGCTTACCGCCAGCGCTGAGATCATCCGGCGGACGGTTACTTATTTCCTGCTGATTCTCGCCTGCCTGGGCGCGCTGTGCGTAGTCGGCTTCGGGTATCAGCTCTACCGGCCCCTGCAGGCTGTGAAGCGGCAGGTCGATGCGCTGAAGAAGGGGCATTTCGATGCGCGGGTCACGCATTTTGCCAACAATGAGATCGGGGATCTGGGCCGGATGCTTAACACGATGGCCGTCCGCATCCAGGATCTGGTGGCCGACCTGCATGACTCGGAGGATCTGAAGCGCAAGCTGGAGATCCGGGCGCTGCAGTCGCAGATCAATCCCCATTTCATGTACAATACACTGAATACGATCCGCATGTTCGCCATGCTGAAGGATTATGACAAGATTAACTCGCTGATGGGACGGCTGGTCGCTCTGCTGCGCTATTCTATGGAGAACTTCGAGCAGACGGTTCAACTGCAGCAGGAGCTTGATTATCTGGCTGACTATGTCGGGCTGCTCAATATGCGTTACAAATGCCAGATTCATCTGGAGACAGAGATTGAGGAGCCGTTGCAGGGGATGCAGATTCCGAAGCTGAGCCTGCAGCCGCTGATCGAGAACTCGGTGTTCCACGGCATTCTGCCGCTTAAGGCTGAGGAAGGCCATATCCGGGTGCGCGTGTTCCGCAGCCCCAGCGGCAGCCATATTGTCCTTGATATCAAAGATGACGGCATCGGTCTTGGCGAAGCGGAGCTGAAGAAGCTGCGGCTCCATCTCCAACAGGAGGAATCCGGTGAGAACATCGGGCTGCAGAATGTATGGATGCGGATGAAGCTGCTGTTCGGAGCAGATACGCAGATTCTGCTCTCCAGCGCTCCGGGCGAAGGCTTGACGATCCGGATGCTGCTGCCGGCGGAGAATGTGCTGATTAAGGAGGATCCTCATGAGCCAATATAG
- the modB gene encoding molybdate ABC transporter permease subunit, giving the protein MEIQWADFFAPVWLSVKIAVLTSIIVFLLAVLAARKMAGRRFFGHNLVETVLLLPLVLPPTVVGFVLLVVLGRRSWIGRLYEQFTEQTILFTWGAAVIAAVVVAFPLVYRTVKAGFEGVEKDLEDAARAQGASELQVLRYVTLPLAGRSLAAGYVLGFARGLGEFGATIMVAGNIPGRTQTIPTAIYVAVDGGNMTLAWMWVGSIIVISMLMLMFVNRRS; this is encoded by the coding sequence ATGGAGATCCAATGGGCCGATTTTTTCGCCCCGGTCTGGCTGTCGGTGAAGATTGCGGTATTGACCAGCATCATCGTGTTCCTGCTGGCTGTGCTGGCGGCCCGGAAGATGGCCGGGCGCAGATTCTTCGGGCATAACCTGGTGGAGACGGTACTGCTGCTTCCGCTGGTGCTGCCTCCGACCGTAGTCGGCTTCGTCCTGCTGGTGGTCCTTGGACGGCGGAGCTGGATTGGCAGGCTGTATGAGCAGTTCACGGAGCAGACCATTCTGTTTACCTGGGGGGCGGCGGTCATTGCCGCTGTCGTGGTGGCTTTTCCGCTGGTATACCGGACGGTTAAGGCAGGCTTCGAGGGAGTGGAGAAGGATCTGGAGGATGCGGCACGGGCACAGGGAGCCAGCGAGCTTCAGGTGCTGCGCTACGTGACCCTGCCGCTGGCCGGACGTTCGCTGGCTGCCGGTTATGTGCTCGGCTTCGCCCGCGGGCTGGGTGAGTTCGGGGCGACGATTATGGTGGCAGGAAATATCCCGGGCCGCACCCAGACTATACCTACTGCCATCTATGTCGCAGTAGACGGCGGCAACATGACGCTGGCCTGGATGTGGGTCGGCTCAATCATTGTCATTTCCATGCTCATGCTGATGTTTGTGAACCGCCGTTCCTGA
- a CDS encoding PLDc N-terminal domain-containing protein produces the protein MRIHFTVEKFVFWGLTAIVLLSCIALGVGISPYMDDFLEENQTWLIVMSLLALLFLSLNVLIAVFIYKDASRRRMNAWLWMTAVIYIPNFIGLILYLLARKQPRNAITAGSGIEAIRCPHCGHLI, from the coding sequence ATGAGAATTCACTTCACCGTTGAGAAGTTTGTATTCTGGGGGCTTACAGCCATCGTCCTGTTAAGCTGCATTGCACTGGGAGTAGGCATCAGTCCCTATATGGATGACTTTCTGGAGGAGAATCAGACCTGGCTGATTGTAATGAGTCTGCTGGCCTTGCTGTTCCTCAGCCTCAATGTTCTGATTGCTGTATTCATATACAAGGATGCGTCCCGGCGGAGGATGAACGCTTGGCTGTGGATGACAGCGGTAATCTACATTCCCAACTTCATCGGCCTGATCCTGTACCTGCTGGCCAGGAAGCAGCCGCGCAATGCAATAACCGCCGGCTCAGGCATTGAGGCTATCCGCTGTCCGCACTGCGGCCATCTAATCTAA
- a CDS encoding helix-turn-helix domain-containing protein — protein MSQYRVVLVEDEIPARTVFRHFIEERADLFTLVGEAEDGRDGLELFLKHQPELVVTDITMPGMNGLEMLREIEASGVRSPQIIILTCHQDFHYAQQAIHLKAASYLIKDDCLSDPGLLTRTMEELAAKADSRGEARDNYLQLEQQVRLSGLEIEQSQFLDMLRSPAAEAKWLRSLEEAQLPLHGHGVKVLLLELDRSSLRFPIDQLEELKLWQFAGVNVLKELLGSIGPHKVIALDKGRFLAFYSDARKTERPGFLEQVLESFAANLKMRCIALLCSFGQEPQGRPEALKRLASASYPFFYRFNESIGIREWEPLAGFQRIPEPLSRFWSKVLKKALLEPHLSTAALEQERQSLHRQAMEQSWDPEQVKSLYLRVFLDMSHNVIGAEGGAELEADLRVQMELCQTFNAVHEITCDYFRKLQQLQEGGRKIDASITRIIQQMREDLSYPYKLEELAASINYSVPYFSSMFKKAVGESFIQYLTRLRIEQAKLLLLTTDHKTFEISESIGFENYRSFNRIFKKETGVSPSDYRRQGTQGI, from the coding sequence ATGAGCCAATATAGAGTTGTTCTTGTGGAGGACGAGATCCCGGCGAGAACGGTATTCCGCCATTTCATCGAAGAACGTGCCGACCTGTTCACCCTGGTCGGCGAGGCGGAGGACGGCCGGGACGGGCTGGAGCTGTTCCTGAAGCATCAGCCGGAGCTGGTCGTGACCGATATTACGATGCCGGGCATGAACGGGCTGGAGATGCTGCGTGAGATTGAGGCCAGCGGGGTCCGTTCCCCGCAGATCATCATCCTCACCTGTCATCAGGATTTCCATTATGCCCAGCAGGCCATTCATCTGAAGGCAGCCTCCTATCTGATTAAGGATGACTGCCTCTCCGACCCCGGCCTCCTGACCCGGACGATGGAGGAGCTGGCGGCCAAGGCGGATTCACGCGGCGAGGCGAGGGACAATTATCTCCAGCTTGAGCAGCAGGTCCGCCTGAGCGGGCTGGAGATTGAGCAGAGCCAGTTCCTGGACATGCTGCGCAGTCCGGCGGCCGAAGCCAAGTGGCTGCGCAGCCTGGAGGAAGCTCAGCTTCCGCTCCACGGCCACGGTGTCAAGGTGCTGCTGCTGGAGCTGGACCGCAGCTCCCTGCGCTTCCCGATTGACCAGCTGGAGGAGCTGAAGCTCTGGCAGTTCGCCGGAGTGAACGTGCTGAAGGAGCTGCTTGGCAGCATAGGCCCGCATAAGGTGATCGCCCTCGACAAAGGGCGCTTCCTGGCGTTCTATTCCGATGCACGGAAGACAGAACGCCCCGGCTTCCTGGAGCAGGTGCTGGAGTCCTTCGCCGCCAATCTCAAAATGAGGTGCATCGCCCTGCTGTGCAGCTTCGGCCAGGAGCCTCAGGGCCGCCCGGAGGCGCTGAAGCGGCTGGCCTCTGCCTCTTATCCGTTCTTCTACCGCTTCAATGAGAGCATCGGCATCCGGGAATGGGAGCCGCTGGCCGGCTTCCAGCGGATTCCCGAGCCGCTCAGCCGCTTCTGGAGCAAGGTGCTGAAGAAGGCGCTTCTGGAGCCGCATCTAAGCACGGCCGCCCTGGAGCAGGAGCGTCAGTCGCTGCACCGCCAGGCGATGGAGCAGTCGTGGGACCCGGAGCAGGTGAAATCGTTATATCTGCGGGTCTTTCTGGATATGAGCCATAATGTGATTGGCGCGGAAGGCGGGGCAGAGCTGGAAGCAGACCTGCGCGTACAGATGGAGCTGTGCCAGACGTTCAACGCGGTGCATGAGATCACCTGCGATTATTTCCGCAAGCTCCAGCAGCTTCAGGAGGGCGGCCGGAAGATCGACGCCTCGATCACAAGGATTATCCAGCAGATGCGCGAGGACCTGAGCTATCCCTATAAGCTGGAGGAGCTGGCGGCTTCGATCAATTACAGCGTGCCGTATTTCAGCTCCATGTTCAAGAAGGCGGTCGGCGAGAGCTTCATCCAATACCTGACCCGGCTGCGGATCGAACAGGCCAAGCTGCTGCTGCTCACCACCGATCACAAGACCTTCGAAATCTCCGAATCCATCGGGTTCGAGAATTACCGGTCCTTCAACCGCATCTTCAAGAAGGAGACCGGCGTCTCCCCGTCCGATTACCGCAGGCAGGGGACACAAGGCATATAA
- a CDS encoding RNA polymerase sigma factor gives MMTDQQLVEGCKSGQPEHLELLITRYRDDLYRFCCHLTLSRQDAEDLFQEVWVRVIRKLEKYNAERPFKPWLFQIAFNLYRDHYRKWKSVYALWNWLSSDTELIQLRDPAPSAEENLLQSEKHRQLEECLRGLPARYLAPLVLYYYEEFSYEGIAEVLGVPVGTVKSRLNQGKKLLHSLMKEMN, from the coding sequence ATGATGACAGACCAACAGCTCGTTGAAGGATGCAAGTCAGGCCAGCCGGAGCATCTTGAACTGCTTATTACCAGGTATAGGGATGATCTGTACCGCTTCTGCTGCCATCTGACACTGAGCCGGCAGGATGCCGAGGATCTGTTCCAGGAGGTATGGGTGCGGGTAATCCGTAAGCTGGAGAAGTATAATGCGGAGCGTCCATTTAAGCCCTGGCTGTTCCAGATAGCCTTTAATTTGTATCGCGACCACTACCGGAAGTGGAAAAGTGTATACGCCCTCTGGAATTGGCTGTCTTCTGATACAGAGCTGATTCAGCTCAGAGACCCCGCGCCTTCGGCAGAGGAGAATCTGCTGCAGAGTGAGAAGCACCGGCAGCTGGAAGAGTGTCTCCGCGGTCTGCCTGCGCGTTATCTGGCCCCCCTGGTGCTGTATTACTATGAAGAGTTCAGCTATGAAGGTATTGCTGAAGTGCTGGGTGTGCCGGTCGGAACTGTCAAATCCAGATTGAATCAAGGCAAGAAGCTGCTGCACAGTCTAATGAAGGAGATGAACTGA